A region of Fimbriimonadaceae bacterium DNA encodes the following proteins:
- the ruvB gene encoding Holliday junction ATP-dependent DNA helicase RuvB, translating into MSSVREVDPERHTEEQSYELSIRPRYLAEFIGQVPIRNNLGVFLKAAQQRNEPLDHTLLYGPPGLGKTTLAHIIATEMATTIHITSGPAIERPGDLVGILTNLEPDAVLFIDEIHRLSRPVEEILYPAMEDHKVDIMIGKGPAARSIRLDLPAFTVIGATTRQGLLTGPLRDRFGIVFHFEFYDRDALFQILTRTSGILGYRIDDAAADRLAERSRGTPRIANRLLRRVRDFAQVDGHDQIGSDIVEKALDALRVDRLGLDRIDRVILETMIEKYGGGPVGLDTLAASTGEDAGTIEDVYEPYLLMAGLIQRTPRGRCATKLTYSHLGIPLPAEKPGTRNLFD; encoded by the coding sequence ATGAGCAGCGTGCGCGAAGTCGATCCGGAAAGGCACACCGAGGAACAAAGCTACGAACTGTCGATCCGACCACGGTATCTCGCCGAGTTCATAGGCCAGGTCCCGATTCGCAACAACCTCGGCGTTTTTCTCAAAGCCGCCCAGCAACGTAATGAGCCCCTCGACCACACGCTGCTCTACGGACCGCCCGGGCTAGGAAAGACCACGCTCGCACACATAATCGCCACGGAGATGGCGACGACCATCCATATCACGAGCGGCCCGGCGATCGAGCGACCGGGCGACCTGGTCGGCATCCTCACGAACCTAGAACCCGACGCCGTTCTCTTCATAGACGAAATCCACCGCCTAAGCCGTCCTGTCGAGGAAATCCTCTATCCGGCGATGGAAGACCACAAGGTCGATATCATGATCGGAAAGGGACCCGCCGCCCGTTCGATCCGACTTGATTTGCCCGCGTTTACGGTGATCGGGGCCACGACCAGGCAGGGTCTGCTGACCGGACCGCTTCGCGATCGATTCGGCATCGTGTTTCACTTCGAGTTCTACGATCGCGACGCTCTCTTCCAGATTCTCACCCGAACGTCCGGCATCCTTGGCTACAGGATCGATGATGCTGCCGCCGATCGTCTCGCCGAGCGGAGCCGGGGAACCCCTCGAATTGCCAACCGCTTGCTGCGGCGAGTGAGGGACTTCGCCCAGGTCGACGGCCATGACCAGATTGGCAGCGACATTGTCGAGAAGGCGTTGGATGCGCTCAGAGTCGATCGGCTCGGGCTCGATCGCATCGACCGCGTCATTCTCGAGACGATGATCGAGAAGTACGGAGGTGGACCGGTGGGCCTCGACACCTTGGCCGCCTCGACCGGCGAAGATGCCGGCACGATCGAGGACGTGTATGAGCCCTATCTCCTGATGGCCGGTCTCATCCAGCGGACACCGCGCGGAAGGTGTGCGACGAAGCTGACTTACAGCCACCTTGGCATCCCACTCCCTGCCGAAAAGCCCGGAACACGAAACCTGTTCGACTGA
- the smc_2 gene encoding Chromosome partition protein Smc has protein sequence MKWLALAVLAIGMPVQQKKPTVDKLKQSLNSVERRQKELASRLSKTRRATKVVVGDIQRVDGKLTDVRAKLKQTTTRLGECREEQRELAGDLDVANMRLAEKREELRRRLRAIHMQPKMGVVGALVRSESLANLASRKAVMERIAQYDRELFEEVARLQATIKSKKSRQDRLVQEVFGLQQRQVSQKGELEDFRAEKQVYLGELQDQLRKLRREYDELERESRRIEAQIRAYQVRNRGKVSPWKGSLLMPTQGRITSGFGSRFHPILKQRRMHNGVDIAAPTGTPIKAAAPGVVIYAGRRGGYGNCVMIDHGGGLSTLYGHCSRLFVSNGQRVGRGDKIAAVGSTGLSTGPHLHFETRIDGRPVNPMGRF, from the coding sequence ATGAAGTGGCTAGCGCTCGCGGTACTCGCCATCGGCATGCCGGTTCAGCAGAAAAAGCCGACGGTTGACAAGCTCAAGCAAAGCCTGAATTCGGTCGAGCGACGGCAGAAGGAGCTGGCATCCAGACTCTCGAAGACCCGCCGGGCGACCAAGGTTGTCGTTGGCGATATCCAACGGGTGGACGGCAAGCTCACTGACGTGAGGGCAAAGCTTAAGCAGACAACGACTCGGCTCGGAGAGTGCCGGGAGGAGCAGCGCGAGCTTGCCGGTGATCTCGATGTCGCCAATATGCGGTTAGCGGAAAAGCGGGAGGAGCTGCGGCGACGGCTCCGTGCGATCCACATGCAGCCCAAAATGGGTGTGGTTGGAGCCCTGGTTCGTTCCGAGAGCCTGGCCAACCTAGCGTCGCGAAAGGCGGTAATGGAACGGATCGCCCAATACGATCGCGAGCTCTTCGAGGAGGTCGCCCGCCTTCAAGCGACAATTAAGTCGAAGAAGAGCAGGCAAGATCGGCTCGTACAAGAGGTTTTCGGGCTCCAACAGCGTCAGGTCTCCCAGAAGGGCGAGCTCGAAGACTTTCGTGCTGAGAAGCAGGTCTATCTCGGCGAGCTCCAGGACCAGTTGCGCAAGCTCAGACGCGAGTATGACGAGCTCGAACGCGAGAGCCGCCGCATCGAAGCCCAGATTCGCGCTTACCAGGTCCGCAACCGGGGCAAAGTTTCACCTTGGAAAGGCTCCCTCCTCATGCCGACACAAGGACGGATTACGAGCGGATTCGGCAGCCGTTTCCATCCGATCCTCAAACAGCGTCGCATGCACAACGGCGTCGATATTGCCGCGCCAACGGGTACACCAATCAAAGCAGCCGCACCTGGTGTCGTGATTTACGCCGGACGGCGTGGTGGCTACGGCAACTGCGTGATGATCGACCATGGTGGCGGGCTCAGCACCTTGTATGGCCATTGTTCACGCCTGTTCGTGTCGAACGGTCAACGGGTTGGCCGCGGCGACAAGATTGCCGCGGTAGGTTCGACGGGTCTCTCGACCGGCCCTCATTTGCACTTCGAAACTCGTATCGATGGCAGACCCGTTAACCCCATGGGCCGGTTTTGA
- the btuD_2 gene encoding Vitamin B12 import ATP-binding protein BtuD gives MPVIEAVDLSKTYVSNKKQPGLGGAVRSLFSREKTYVEAVKKVNLSIESGELVGFLGPNGAGKTTTIKMLTGILYPTSGSASVLGYTPFDRRPEMLRNIALVMGNKQQLWWDLPAWDSFVVLRELYEVDHDHFKKRVDYLVEALQLGDKVQTQVRKMSLGERMKCELVAALLHSPRVLFLDEPTIGLDVVSQKRIRDFLKELNRQDGCTMILTSHYMQDVEELCNRVVIIDHGTVVFEGTLDTLTRRHSDVRRLRLSFERAIESQDLAKYGKVVESDEAMAVLEIPRDKTATITGAVLQAFPVSDVALEEISVEEVIRTLFSQAPAS, from the coding sequence ATGCCCGTAATCGAGGCGGTCGACCTCTCCAAGACCTACGTCAGCAACAAGAAGCAGCCCGGTCTTGGAGGCGCCGTCAGGAGCCTCTTCAGCCGCGAAAAGACCTACGTCGAAGCGGTGAAGAAAGTCAACCTCAGCATCGAATCGGGCGAGCTCGTGGGGTTTCTCGGCCCGAATGGCGCGGGAAAAACCACGACCATCAAGATGCTGACGGGCATTTTGTATCCAACGTCCGGTAGCGCTAGCGTCCTCGGCTACACACCGTTCGACCGACGGCCGGAAATGCTGCGGAACATCGCGCTCGTCATGGGCAACAAGCAGCAGCTTTGGTGGGACCTCCCGGCATGGGACAGCTTCGTGGTGCTACGGGAACTCTACGAGGTAGACCACGACCACTTTAAGAAGCGTGTCGACTATCTGGTTGAAGCCCTGCAGCTCGGGGACAAGGTCCAGACCCAAGTCCGAAAGATGAGCCTTGGCGAGCGGATGAAATGCGAGCTCGTGGCCGCCCTGCTTCACTCACCCAGAGTGTTGTTCTTGGACGAACCCACTATCGGCTTGGACGTGGTCAGCCAGAAGCGCATACGAGACTTCCTTAAAGAACTCAATCGTCAGGATGGCTGCACGATGATCCTGACCAGCCACTACATGCAGGACGTCGAGGAGCTCTGCAACCGGGTGGTGATTATCGACCACGGCACGGTCGTATTCGAGGGAACGCTGGACACCCTAACACGCCGGCATAGCGACGTGCGGCGCCTCCGCCTTTCATTTGAGAGGGCCATCGAGTCGCAGGACCTGGCTAAGTACGGCAAGGTCGTCGAATCGGACGAAGCAATGGCCGTGCTGGAAATCCCTCGTGACAAGACTGCTACCATCACCGGTGCCGTCCTTCAGGCCTTTCCCGTTAGCGATGTGGCTTTGGAGGAGATCTCCGTAGAGGAAGTGATTCGCACGCTCTTTTCGCAAGCGCCGGCATCCTAG
- the ruvC gene encoding Crossover junction endodeoxyribonuclease RuvC, whose translation MKVLAIDPGLERIGYAVLSREGSRLQALDYGLIETPRIVLADRLRLIHDRCRELITSHEPDTLAIERLLFTVNKTTAMDVAKAIGVVLLAASETGLKCTEISPPEVKLAVVGNGAADKKQVQYMVAKLLGLASPPKPDDVADALAIGIAYCMMSRIALGGTKGQ comes from the coding sequence GTGAAGGTTCTCGCTATTGACCCTGGCCTTGAGCGAATCGGATATGCCGTTCTATCACGCGAAGGTTCTCGCTTGCAGGCCCTCGACTATGGACTCATCGAGACGCCTCGGATCGTGCTTGCCGACCGGCTCCGCCTGATTCACGATCGCTGTCGCGAACTCATCACATCCCACGAGCCGGACACTCTGGCGATCGAGCGGCTGTTGTTCACCGTGAACAAGACGACCGCCATGGATGTGGCCAAGGCAATCGGCGTGGTCCTGCTGGCGGCGTCGGAAACCGGGCTGAAGTGCACAGAGATTTCGCCTCCAGAAGTCAAGCTGGCCGTCGTCGGAAACGGAGCCGCCGATAAGAAGCAAGTCCAGTACATGGTCGCGAAGCTCCTGGGCCTCGCTTCCCCGCCGAAGCCGGACGACGTCGCCGACGCACTGGCGATCGGAATCGCCTACTGCATGATGAGTAGGATCGCACTGGGTGGGACCAAGGGTCAATAG
- the pdxH gene encoding Pyridoxine/pyridoxamine 5'-phosphate oxidase, with product MSDAFLGQRDDYAHTHLDREDLADNPLVQLRSWLVDASVDPAAIEPNGFHLATVGPDGRPSGRVLLLRGLDHGLVFFSNTNSRKGIELATNPWAAATFWWASQERQVRIEGRVAPIAAEESDRYFAGRPLPSQAASTVSPQSQVIDGRGEMESEMARLIAAHPEGLPRPPHWGGYRLTPDRFEFWQGRPARLHDRFRYRLEGQTWMIERLAP from the coding sequence ATGAGTGACGCCTTTCTGGGCCAGCGCGACGACTACGCCCACACCCACCTCGACCGCGAAGACCTCGCCGACAACCCGCTCGTGCAGCTGCGCAGTTGGCTGGTGGACGCGTCGGTGGATCCGGCTGCGATCGAGCCGAACGGCTTCCACCTCGCGACCGTCGGCCCCGACGGCCGCCCGAGCGGCCGGGTTCTGCTGCTGCGCGGGCTCGACCACGGCCTCGTCTTCTTTTCGAACACCAACAGTCGGAAGGGAATCGAGCTCGCCACCAATCCATGGGCGGCCGCCACCTTCTGGTGGGCGAGCCAGGAACGGCAGGTCCGCATCGAGGGCCGCGTGGCACCGATCGCCGCCGAGGAATCGGACCGGTACTTCGCCGGCCGCCCGCTCCCGAGCCAGGCGGCGAGCACGGTCAGCCCCCAGAGCCAGGTGATCGACGGTCGAGGGGAGATGGAGTCGGAGATGGCGCGGCTGATCGCGGCGCACCCGGAAGGGCTCCCGCGCCCGCCCCATTGGGGCGGCTACCGCCTGACCCCCGATCGTTTCGAGTTCTGGCAGGGCCGCCCCGCCCGGCTGCACGATCGGTTTCGGTACCGGCTGGAAGGTCAAACCTGGATGATCGAGCGGCTTGCGCCGTAG
- the ftsE gene encoding Cell division ATP-binding protein FtsE, giving the protein MHDRPEATPAYLDFDRVEVRFSEFVAGLRDVSLRIGRGEFVFFVGHTGAGKSTVLKLVTRECRETAGKVCLEGVDLGRIRSWDIPAHRRKMGIVPQDFALLPGKRVWENVGYALRAVGATRRDVRRRVPEILERVSIAHRADAFPHQLSGGEQQRVAIARALINNPTLLLADEPTGNLDPEQSVEIMELLAQLNARGATVLVASHDLPVVERMRKRVVRLQAGQIVSDGGSGAG; this is encoded by the coding sequence ATGCACGATCGTCCGGAGGCGACCCCCGCATATCTCGACTTTGACCGCGTCGAAGTTCGCTTTAGCGAATTCGTGGCCGGGCTCCGCGACGTCTCCTTGCGGATCGGGCGTGGCGAGTTCGTGTTCTTCGTCGGTCACACCGGCGCCGGCAAGTCCACGGTGCTGAAGCTGGTAACGCGGGAGTGCCGCGAGACCGCCGGAAAAGTGTGTCTGGAGGGTGTGGACCTGGGACGCATCCGTTCGTGGGACATTCCCGCCCACCGCCGCAAGATGGGCATCGTTCCGCAGGATTTTGCTCTGCTTCCCGGCAAGCGGGTGTGGGAAAACGTGGGCTATGCCCTTCGCGCGGTCGGCGCAACCCGTCGGGACGTCCGGCGAAGGGTGCCTGAAATTTTGGAGCGCGTGAGTATCGCCCATCGCGCCGATGCCTTTCCACACCAGCTAAGTGGCGGAGAGCAGCAGCGGGTGGCGATTGCCCGCGCGTTGATCAACAACCCTACGCTGCTGTTGGCCGATGAGCCGACCGGCAACCTCGATCCCGAGCAATCCGTGGAGATTATGGAGCTTCTCGCACAGCTGAACGCGCGGGGTGCGACCGTTCTCGTCGCTTCCCACGACCTGCCGGTCGTCGAGCGCATGCGAAAGCGTGTGGTGCGGCTTCAGGCGGGTCAGATCGTCAGCGACGGAGGCAGTGGTGCTGGATAG
- the ppx gene encoding Exopolyphosphatase 1 yields the protein MLAAADIGSNSVHLLVAESTGTGLRRLCNESEWLQLGEVVSREGHIPEASLRDLLRILKEFKLEAERCRSGCLYVFATEAVRVAANRDEALARIAKEAGIQVDVISGQREAEFSLRGSMLDTRARSPVLLVEVGGGSAQVASCWGSQIDAEQSLPLGSGKLLVASGLRYPAADGDLKRLEDTIDHHLQDLADFGEPHSVVGSGGVARGLIRALHRDGERTLQLEEIEYLCWAASRLSIDLVMARFNVKPNRAKTLVPGAMVFAKILRKFNQREMTVSEYGVREGAILEILDGSIKPCRA from the coding sequence GTGCTCGCTGCCGCCGATATCGGAAGCAATTCGGTCCACCTACTCGTGGCGGAATCGACCGGCACGGGCCTGCGCCGGCTCTGCAACGAAAGCGAGTGGCTCCAGCTTGGGGAGGTGGTGAGCCGCGAGGGGCACATTCCCGAAGCCAGCCTGCGCGACCTGCTCCGGATCCTTAAGGAGTTCAAACTGGAGGCCGAACGCTGCCGATCCGGCTGCCTCTACGTGTTTGCCACTGAAGCAGTCCGAGTCGCCGCCAATCGTGACGAGGCATTGGCACGCATCGCCAAGGAAGCGGGCATTCAAGTCGACGTGATATCCGGGCAGCGCGAGGCGGAATTCAGCCTTCGCGGCTCGATGCTCGATACCCGGGCACGGTCTCCAGTCCTGCTGGTGGAAGTCGGAGGCGGTAGCGCCCAGGTTGCCTCTTGCTGGGGATCGCAGATCGACGCGGAGCAGTCGCTCCCCCTTGGCTCCGGAAAACTCCTGGTCGCTTCGGGACTGCGGTACCCGGCCGCTGACGGCGACCTGAAGCGGCTCGAGGACACGATCGATCACCATCTGCAAGACCTGGCGGACTTTGGCGAGCCGCATTCGGTGGTCGGCAGTGGTGGCGTGGCTCGCGGATTGATTCGCGCTCTCCACCGGGACGGAGAACGCACGCTGCAGCTGGAGGAGATTGAATACCTGTGCTGGGCTGCCTCTCGTTTAAGCATCGACCTGGTGATGGCTCGCTTTAACGTCAAACCGAATCGCGCAAAAACCCTCGTTCCCGGCGCAATGGTATTCGCCAAAATCCTCCGGAAGTTCAATCAGCGTGAAATGACGGTCAGCGAGTATGGAGTGCGCGAAGGCGCGATCCTGGAAATCCTAGATGGTTCAATTAAGCCATGCCGCGCCTAA
- the ruvA gene encoding Holliday junction ATP-dependent DNA helicase RuvA: MIARLRGELLEHHGATIVVDVHGVGYEVQIPESAWPVLPELGGALDLYVRQVFREDGVSLFGFVDPAERRLFDLLTEVKGCGPKIGLSLIGQVGAAAVAEAILRQDAKTLALANGVGPRLAERLILELKDKVQQDAFMQKVESATIPRKAIVHVADDLVDALLALGYRRQEAESAAAIARDESDSVEEQLKTALRSLQR, encoded by the coding sequence ATGATTGCGAGGTTGCGTGGCGAATTGCTTGAGCATCATGGAGCGACGATCGTCGTCGATGTCCATGGCGTAGGCTATGAGGTTCAAATTCCGGAATCTGCATGGCCGGTTCTGCCCGAACTCGGGGGAGCTCTCGATCTCTACGTTCGCCAGGTTTTTCGAGAAGATGGGGTTTCCCTGTTCGGATTTGTGGATCCGGCGGAGCGACGCCTCTTTGACCTCTTGACTGAGGTCAAGGGCTGCGGTCCGAAGATCGGGCTCAGCCTCATCGGACAAGTTGGCGCCGCAGCGGTGGCGGAGGCCATTCTTCGGCAGGACGCCAAGACCCTCGCATTGGCGAACGGCGTCGGACCCCGCTTGGCGGAACGTCTCATTCTCGAGCTCAAGGACAAGGTTCAGCAGGACGCCTTCATGCAGAAGGTCGAGTCGGCCACGATCCCGCGTAAGGCGATCGTGCATGTTGCCGATGACCTTGTCGATGCCCTACTTGCCCTCGGCTATCGCCGCCAGGAAGCGGAGTCGGCGGCTGCCATCGCACGCGATGAGTCGGACAGCGTGGAAGAGCAGCTCAAGACTGCCCTCAGGAGCTTGCAGCGATGA
- the fabG_1 gene encoding 3-oxoacyl-[acyl-carrier-protein] reductase FabG, which yields MVAAASKGLGLAIAKGLAAEGCKVSICGRNRPALETALAEIGGTARATVADVASPADVQAWFQAVTAEFGHPDILVTNTGGPPAGEWRDLTDEQWRIGVDSTLMSLVRLVRLVEPGMRTRNWGRIIHVTSVAAKEPSKLLAISTTLRSGLMALTRLQADDLAPYGVTVNAILPGHTLTDRQLHLADLRAEREGIDRAEALKRQAQLIPMRRLARPEEIAAPAVFLASEAASYITGVNLLVDGGLTRGPG from the coding sequence ATGGTCGCCGCCGCCAGCAAGGGCCTCGGTCTCGCCATCGCCAAGGGCCTCGCTGCCGAAGGCTGCAAAGTCTCGATCTGCGGCCGAAACCGCCCGGCTCTCGAGACCGCGCTCGCCGAAATCGGCGGAACCGCCCGTGCCACGGTCGCAGACGTAGCGTCCCCTGCAGATGTCCAAGCCTGGTTCCAGGCCGTCACCGCTGAATTCGGCCATCCCGACATCCTCGTGACGAACACGGGCGGCCCTCCCGCCGGGGAATGGCGCGACCTCACCGACGAGCAGTGGAGAATCGGGGTCGATTCCACCCTGATGAGCCTCGTGCGGCTGGTGCGGCTGGTCGAGCCGGGGATGCGCACCAGGAACTGGGGGCGCATCATCCACGTCACGAGCGTGGCGGCCAAGGAGCCGTCCAAGCTGCTCGCGATCTCGACGACCCTGCGCTCCGGACTCATGGCCCTCACCCGCCTTCAAGCCGACGACCTCGCGCCGTATGGCGTCACCGTCAATGCGATCCTTCCCGGCCACACGCTGACGGATCGACAATTACATCTCGCCGATCTACGGGCTGAGCGCGAAGGCATCGACCGAGCGGAGGCGCTCAAGCGGCAAGCGCAGCTGATACCGATGCGGCGATTGGCCAGACCGGAAGAGATTGCCGCCCCCGCCGTCTTCCTCGCTTCCGAGGCCGCCTCCTACATCACGGGCGTCAACCTGCTCGTCGATGGTGGCTTGACGCGAGGTCCCGGCTAG
- the rnhC gene encoding Ribonuclease HIII codes for MDEGHIGVDESGKGDYFGPLVIAACYVGPEHLAELEGVRDSKKLTDRQSLGLSIVIKKACPHAVVAIGPAKYNELYAKFMNLNRLLAWGHARAIENVLEQHPANLVISDQFADPAGLKRQLFEKGRTITLESRVRAEADIAVAAASILARAEFLRRLERLGQDFGCVLPKGASAQVVSAAKQFVAVNGGDKLSQVAKLHFKTTQTVLG; via the coding sequence GTGGACGAAGGCCACATCGGCGTCGACGAGAGCGGGAAGGGCGACTACTTCGGTCCGCTTGTCATCGCGGCATGCTACGTCGGACCCGAGCACCTCGCGGAGCTGGAAGGCGTCCGCGATTCCAAGAAGCTCACCGACCGCCAATCGCTCGGCCTTTCCATCGTCATCAAAAAGGCCTGCCCGCATGCGGTGGTGGCGATCGGACCGGCCAAGTACAACGAGCTCTATGCCAAGTTCATGAATCTCAACCGTCTGCTCGCTTGGGGACATGCCCGGGCAATCGAGAACGTGCTCGAACAGCATCCCGCCAACCTTGTCATCAGCGACCAGTTCGCCGATCCGGCCGGGCTCAAGCGGCAGCTATTCGAGAAGGGTCGCACGATCACCCTGGAGTCCCGGGTTCGGGCTGAGGCCGATATCGCGGTCGCGGCGGCTTCCATCCTGGCTCGGGCGGAGTTTCTTCGGCGGCTGGAGCGGCTAGGCCAGGATTTTGGCTGTGTGCTTCCCAAAGGCGCGTCCGCCCAGGTCGTTTCCGCCGCCAAACAATTCGTTGCCGTCAACGGCGGAGACAAGCTGAGCCAGGTCGCCAAGCTCCACTTCAAGACCACGCAAACCGTGCTCGGGTAG
- the ppk gene encoding Polyphosphate kinase encodes MPRLKDEGTTDPIQFGPQRFLNRELSWLRFNRRVLEEATNPKNPLLERCRFLSIFESNLDEFYMVRVSGLIEQQQGGFLEVTPDGLTPAEQLILISEEAGSLRQQAGRIWLDTIKPQLDEAGVDILRYEELSDAQRLQVDDYFIEEVFKLCTPLVLHPAPSVPFISNRSLNIGALLDDGSGVKLARVKVPTIIPRLVRLGKRKSEFILLEDLIRHHLKSLYPGVSIVDTFLFRVIRDADIEIRELEAADLIESVEQTIKLRRFGDPVLLQVDSMMPGDVRNTLMRLHELDPEDMFVLDGILGMEVLQDLANLDKPALRYPSFHPYVNEALINPTTLFELIRKSDVFVHQPFDSFRSVEEFVASAASDPDVIGIKQTLYRVGTESPVVESLLRAAEAGKQVAVMVELKARFDESNNLIWARALERAGVHVTYGFAELKTHCKLCLIVRRERGGIRSYAHIGTGNYNPSTARIYTDFGLFTDDPEITQDIAELFNVLTGFSRQTHYRKILVAPYSLRDGILERIRRETAIARETGKGLMLMKMNSLVDPDMTDALYEASQAGVAVDLVVRGICTLRAGVPGLSDNVRVRSVVGQFLEHSRLYYFDNGGNPEAFIGSADLMRRNLDRRVETLVPVQSPAIKRHLRDLMGLYFRDNCNTWIQLPSGEYVREAPDGGDSAFRVQEYLMGHPSTRSLSFT; translated from the coding sequence ATGCCGCGCCTAAAGGACGAGGGAACCACCGATCCCATTCAGTTTGGGCCCCAGCGCTTTCTCAACCGAGAGCTCAGCTGGCTCCGGTTCAATCGACGCGTTCTTGAAGAAGCTACGAACCCGAAAAACCCATTGCTTGAGCGCTGCCGCTTTCTCAGCATCTTCGAAAGCAACCTGGACGAGTTCTATATGGTCAGGGTTTCAGGCCTGATCGAGCAGCAACAGGGTGGTTTTCTTGAGGTGACCCCGGATGGGCTTACCCCTGCCGAACAGTTAATCCTGATCAGCGAGGAGGCCGGCAGCCTAAGGCAGCAGGCGGGAAGGATCTGGCTGGACACGATTAAGCCGCAGCTGGATGAGGCGGGCGTTGACATCCTTAGGTACGAAGAACTCTCCGATGCCCAACGCCTACAGGTCGATGACTACTTCATCGAGGAGGTCTTCAAGCTATGCACTCCGCTCGTGCTGCACCCAGCCCCATCGGTGCCCTTCATCTCGAACCGGAGCCTGAACATTGGTGCGCTGCTCGATGATGGGTCTGGAGTAAAACTGGCGCGAGTTAAGGTCCCGACCATCATCCCGCGGCTGGTGCGGCTCGGCAAGCGCAAATCGGAGTTCATTCTCCTCGAAGATTTGATTCGCCACCACCTCAAGTCGTTGTATCCCGGCGTCAGCATCGTTGATACCTTCCTCTTTCGCGTAATCCGCGATGCAGACATCGAGATCCGCGAACTGGAAGCCGCGGACTTGATTGAGTCGGTGGAACAGACCATCAAACTCCGACGATTCGGGGATCCCGTGCTGCTGCAAGTCGACTCGATGATGCCTGGCGATGTGCGGAACACGTTAATGCGGCTCCACGAACTCGATCCCGAGGATATGTTCGTCCTGGACGGCATCTTGGGAATGGAGGTTTTGCAGGACCTTGCCAATCTGGACAAGCCGGCGCTGCGGTATCCAAGCTTCCACCCCTACGTCAATGAGGCGCTCATCAATCCGACGACCTTGTTCGAACTGATCCGCAAGTCCGACGTCTTCGTCCACCAGCCGTTCGACAGTTTTCGGTCCGTTGAGGAGTTCGTGGCTTCGGCAGCAAGCGATCCCGACGTGATCGGGATCAAGCAGACCCTGTACCGCGTTGGGACGGAATCGCCCGTGGTCGAGTCGCTGTTGCGCGCGGCGGAAGCGGGCAAGCAGGTTGCGGTGATGGTCGAGCTTAAGGCGCGCTTCGACGAAAGCAACAATCTCATTTGGGCAAGGGCGCTGGAACGCGCGGGCGTGCATGTGACTTACGGATTCGCAGAGCTCAAAACCCACTGCAAGCTCTGCCTCATCGTACGCCGTGAGCGAGGAGGCATCCGGTCTTACGCTCACATCGGAACCGGGAACTACAACCCATCAACTGCCCGCATCTATACCGACTTCGGATTGTTCACCGACGACCCAGAGATCACCCAGGATATCGCCGAGCTCTTCAACGTCCTCACGGGCTTCTCGCGGCAGACGCATTATCGAAAGATCCTCGTCGCGCCTTACAGCCTCAGGGACGGGATCTTGGAGCGGATCCGCCGCGAGACGGCCATTGCCAGAGAAACCGGCAAGGGGCTCATGCTGATGAAGATGAACTCCTTGGTCGATCCTGACATGACGGATGCCCTTTACGAGGCAAGCCAAGCGGGAGTTGCCGTCGACCTGGTGGTGCGCGGAATCTGTACTTTGAGAGCCGGTGTCCCCGGCCTCAGTGACAACGTAAGGGTTCGATCCGTGGTCGGCCAGTTCCTCGAACACAGCCGTCTTTACTACTTCGACAACGGAGGCAACCCCGAAGCGTTCATCGGCAGTGCCGATTTGATGCGACGAAACCTGGACCGCCGAGTGGAAACGCTCGTACCCGTGCAGAGCCCGGCAATCAAACGGCACTTGCGGGACCTTATGGGGTTGTATTTCCGTGACAACTGCAACACCTGGATCCAGTTGCCATCCGGGGAATACGTGCGCGAAGCTCCCGATGGAGGCGACTCGGCGTTCCGGGTGCAGGAATACCTAATGGGCCATCCCAGCACCCGTTCGCTATCCTTTACTTAG